A region of Mycolicibacterium brumae DNA encodes the following proteins:
- the argF gene encoding ornithine carbamoyltransferase, which yields MIRHFLRDDDLTPAEQAEVLALAAELKAAPFSRRPLEGPRGVAVIFEKNSTRTRFSFEMGIAQLGGHAVVVDGRSTQLGREETLEDTGVVLSRYVDAIVWRTFAQERLTAMATGATVPIVNALSDDFHPCQVLADLQTLAERKGELKGLTLTYLGDGANNMAHSLMLGGVTAGLHVRIAAPAGFEPDRRFVAAAQARAAETGASVTLFSDARAAATGVDVLVTDTWTSMGQENDGLDRVRPFRPFQLNAKLLGLADPEAVVLHCLPAHRGHEITDEVIDGPQSAVFDEAENRLHAQKALLVWLLEKSG from the coding sequence ATGATCCGCCATTTCCTGCGCGACGACGACCTGACCCCGGCCGAACAGGCCGAGGTGCTGGCCCTGGCCGCCGAACTGAAGGCCGCGCCGTTCTCCCGCCGGCCGCTGGAGGGCCCGCGCGGTGTCGCGGTGATCTTCGAGAAGAACTCCACCCGCACCCGATTCTCCTTCGAGATGGGCATCGCCCAGCTCGGCGGGCACGCCGTCGTCGTCGACGGCCGCAGCACCCAACTCGGCCGGGAGGAAACCCTGGAGGACACCGGCGTGGTGCTGTCGCGCTACGTCGACGCCATCGTGTGGCGAACCTTCGCCCAGGAACGGCTGACCGCGATGGCGACCGGCGCGACCGTGCCGATCGTCAACGCGCTGTCCGACGACTTCCACCCCTGCCAGGTGCTGGCGGACCTGCAGACCCTCGCCGAGCGCAAGGGCGAGCTCAAAGGCCTGACGCTGACCTACCTCGGCGACGGCGCCAACAACATGGCGCACTCGCTGATGCTCGGCGGCGTCACCGCCGGGCTGCACGTCCGGATCGCCGCGCCCGCCGGGTTCGAGCCGGACCGTCGGTTCGTCGCCGCCGCCCAGGCCCGCGCCGCCGAGACCGGCGCGAGCGTGACGCTGTTCAGCGATGCCCGGGCCGCGGCCACCGGCGTCGACGTGCTGGTCACCGACACCTGGACCTCGATGGGTCAGGAGAACGACGGCCTGGACCGGGTCCGCCCGTTCCGCCCGTTCCAGCTCAACGCCAAACTGCTCGGCCTCGCAGACCCGGAAGCCGTTGTGCTGCACTGCCTTCCGGCGCACCGCGGGCACGAGATCACCGATGAGGTGATCGACGGACCGCAGAGCGCGGTGTTCGACGAGGCCGAGAACCGGCTGCACGCGCAGAAGGCGCTGCTGGTCTGGTTGCTGGAGAAATCCGGATGA
- the argB gene encoding acetylglutamate kinase → MTPELSTPAKARVLATALPWLKQLHDKIVVIKYGGNAMTDDTLKAAFAADMVFLRNCGIHPVVVHGGGPQINAMLKRLGIEGDFKGGFRVTTPEVLDVARMVLFGQVGRELVNLINAHGPYAVGITGEDAHLLTAVRRSVNVDGVATDIGLVGDIEHVEPAAVLDLIAAGRIPVISTIAPDADGVVHNINADTAAAAVAQALGAEKLLMLTDIEGLYTDWPNRDSLVTEIDTAALAQLLPRLEAGMVPKIEACLRAVDGGVLSAHVIDGRVEHCVLVELFTDEGTGTKVVLPEGYS, encoded by the coding sequence ATGACCCCGGAGCTCTCCACCCCGGCCAAGGCCAGGGTGCTGGCCACCGCGCTGCCCTGGCTCAAACAGCTGCACGACAAGATCGTCGTCATCAAGTACGGCGGCAACGCCATGACCGACGACACCCTGAAGGCCGCGTTCGCCGCCGACATGGTGTTCCTGCGCAACTGCGGCATCCACCCGGTGGTGGTGCACGGTGGCGGTCCGCAGATCAACGCCATGCTCAAACGTCTTGGCATCGAAGGCGATTTCAAGGGCGGCTTCCGGGTCACCACCCCCGAGGTGCTCGATGTCGCACGGATGGTGCTGTTCGGTCAGGTCGGCCGGGAACTGGTCAACCTGATCAACGCGCACGGCCCGTACGCGGTCGGCATCACCGGCGAGGACGCGCACCTGCTCACCGCGGTGCGCCGCAGCGTCAATGTCGACGGCGTCGCCACCGATATCGGCCTGGTCGGCGACATAGAGCACGTCGAGCCGGCGGCGGTGTTGGATCTCATTGCGGCGGGCCGCATTCCGGTGATCTCCACCATCGCCCCGGACGCCGACGGGGTGGTGCACAATATCAACGCCGACACCGCCGCAGCCGCGGTCGCCCAGGCCCTCGGCGCGGAGAAGCTGTTGATGCTCACCGACATCGAGGGTCTCTACACCGATTGGCCCAACCGCGACTCGCTGGTCACCGAAATCGACACCGCCGCACTGGCGCAACTGCTGCCTCGGCTGGAAGCCGGAATGGTTCCCAAGATCGAGGCCTGCCTGCGCGCCGTCGACGGCGGCGTGCTCAGCGCGCACGTCATCGACGGCCGAGTGGAGCACTGCGTTCTGGTCGAACTGTTCACCGACGAAGGCACCGGCACCAAAGTCGTTCTGCCGGAAGGATATTCATGA
- a CDS encoding DUF2237 family protein has product MSERNVLGGPLQPCGTDPMTGFYRDGCCSSGTEDIGLHTICAMVTAEFLEHQRGIGNDLSTPMPAYRFPGLVPGDRWCVTARNWLRAHSDGAAAPVVLACTHERTLEVVELEVLRRYAVDVPDDIADL; this is encoded by the coding sequence ATGTCTGAGCGCAACGTGCTGGGCGGCCCGCTGCAGCCCTGCGGCACCGACCCGATGACCGGCTTCTACCGCGACGGATGCTGTTCCAGCGGCACCGAAGACATCGGCCTGCACACCATCTGCGCGATGGTGACAGCCGAGTTCCTGGAACACCAACGTGGCATCGGCAACGATCTGTCCACCCCGATGCCGGCTTACCGATTCCCCGGCCTCGTCCCCGGCGACCGCTGGTGCGTCACTGCCCGCAATTGGTTGCGCGCCCACTCAGACGGCGCAGCGGCCCCGGTGGTCCTCGCGTGCACGCACGAACGCACGCTCGAGGTGGTCGAATTGGAGGTGCTGCGCCGGTACGCCGTGGACGTACCCGACGACATCGCCGACCTCTGA
- a CDS encoding arginine repressor has product MSAPKTSHKPEVAGTRAGRQARIVALLSAQQVHSQSELAALLAAEGIEVTQATLSRDLEELGAVKLRGADGGVGAYVVPEDGSPVRGVSGGTERLVRLLGELLVSTDASGNLAVLRTPPGAAHYLASAMDRAALPYIVGTVAGDDTVLVVAREPMTGAELAATLEDLE; this is encoded by the coding sequence ATGAGCGCCCCGAAAACCAGCCACAAGCCGGAGGTGGCCGGCACCCGCGCCGGCCGCCAGGCCCGCATCGTCGCGTTGCTCTCGGCTCAACAGGTGCACAGCCAGAGTGAGCTGGCCGCGCTGCTGGCCGCCGAGGGCATCGAGGTCACTCAGGCCACCCTGAGCCGGGACCTGGAGGAACTCGGCGCGGTGAAGCTGCGCGGCGCCGACGGCGGCGTCGGCGCCTACGTGGTGCCCGAGGACGGCAGCCCGGTCCGCGGGGTGTCCGGTGGCACCGAACGGCTGGTGCGCCTCCTCGGCGAACTGCTGGTGTCCACCGACGCCAGCGGCAACCTCGCGGTGCTGCGCACCCCGCCCGGCGCCGCGCACTACCTGGCCAGTGCCATGGACCGCGCCGCGTTGCCCTACATTGTCGGCACCGTCGCCGGAGACGACACCGTGCTGGTGGTGGCCCGCGAACCCATGACCGGCGCCGAACTCGCCGCCACGCTCGAAGACCTCGAATAA
- a CDS encoding PIN domain-containing protein has translation MTDYLVDNSVWARLASGDPGVTARLRRIERAPADLFVTCPPQILEFCRSARTPEEHANFREQISLGFPLERAPGESLVLGIQSALWNAGLVRAAGSLDILIAGYAIVNDATVLSADRDFAHIACVTDLECEYLAPSA, from the coding sequence GTGACGGATTACCTCGTCGACAACTCGGTCTGGGCGAGGCTTGCCTCGGGTGACCCGGGTGTCACCGCCCGGTTGCGGCGGATCGAGAGAGCGCCCGCCGATCTGTTCGTCACGTGCCCACCGCAGATCTTGGAGTTCTGTCGCAGCGCTCGCACACCGGAGGAACACGCGAACTTTCGCGAGCAGATCTCACTGGGATTCCCGCTCGAGCGGGCGCCCGGCGAGTCGCTCGTCCTCGGGATTCAGAGTGCGTTGTGGAACGCGGGCTTGGTCCGCGCCGCCGGATCACTGGACATTCTCATCGCCGGGTACGCCATCGTGAACGACGCGACCGTGCTGTCAGCGGACCGCGACTTCGCTCACATCGCGTGTGTCACAGATCTGGAGTGCGAATACCTCGCGCCGTCGGCGTGA
- the argJ gene encoding bifunctional glutamate N-acetyltransferase/amino-acid acetyltransferase ArgJ, producing MTRTATAHPQQWLLRTQGVTAPEGFRAAGIAAGIKASGKPDLALVFNEGPDYGAAGVFTRNQVKAAPVLWSRQVLNNQRLKAVILNSGGANACTGPGGFQDAHATAEAVAAALSQWGTETGAIEVAVCSTGLIGDRLPLAKVLAGVTEIVHEMAGGLVGGDDAARAIMTTDTVPKQVALHHEVSPDANWIVGGMAKGAGMMAPSLATMLVVLTTDAVADAGMLESALRRAAARTFDRLDVDGATSTNDTVLLLSSGASGIRPSQEDLDIAVGAVCDDLCAQMQADAEGVTKRVTIVVAGARSEDDALAAARAIGRDSLVKTAMFGSDPNWGRVLAAVGMSPFPLDPNRISVSFNGSPVCVDGAGAPGARDVDLSGPDVEVLVDLGLGESSAFIRTTDLSHAYIEENSAYSS from the coding sequence ATGACCCGCACCGCCACCGCGCACCCCCAGCAGTGGCTGCTGCGCACCCAGGGCGTCACCGCCCCGGAGGGCTTCCGGGCCGCCGGCATCGCCGCGGGCATCAAGGCCTCCGGCAAACCGGATCTGGCCCTGGTGTTCAACGAGGGCCCGGATTACGGCGCGGCCGGGGTGTTCACCCGCAATCAGGTCAAGGCCGCGCCGGTGCTGTGGAGCCGGCAGGTGCTCAACAACCAACGGCTCAAAGCCGTCATCCTGAACTCCGGCGGCGCCAACGCCTGCACCGGGCCGGGCGGATTCCAGGACGCCCACGCCACCGCCGAGGCCGTTGCCGCGGCGCTGTCGCAGTGGGGCACCGAGACCGGCGCCATCGAGGTCGCGGTGTGCTCCACCGGCCTGATCGGCGACCGGCTCCCTCTTGCCAAGGTGCTGGCCGGGGTCACCGAGATCGTGCACGAGATGGCCGGCGGGCTGGTCGGCGGCGACGACGCCGCACGCGCCATCATGACCACAGACACCGTGCCGAAACAGGTCGCGCTGCACCACGAAGTTTCACCCGACGCCAACTGGATCGTCGGCGGGATGGCCAAGGGCGCCGGCATGATGGCGCCGTCGCTGGCCACCATGCTGGTGGTGCTGACCACCGACGCCGTCGCCGACGCAGGCATGCTGGAGTCCGCGCTGCGCCGGGCCGCCGCGCGCACCTTCGACCGGCTCGACGTCGACGGCGCCACCTCGACCAATGACACCGTGCTGCTGCTGTCCTCGGGCGCCAGCGGCATCCGGCCCAGCCAGGAGGACCTCGACATCGCCGTCGGCGCGGTCTGCGACGACCTGTGCGCGCAGATGCAGGCCGACGCCGAAGGCGTCACCAAGCGGGTGACGATCGTCGTCGCCGGCGCGCGCAGCGAGGACGACGCGCTGGCCGCCGCCCGCGCGATCGGCCGCGACAGCCTGGTCAAGACCGCGATGTTCGGCTCCGACCCGAACTGGGGCCGGGTGCTGGCCGCCGTCGGGATGTCCCCGTTCCCGCTGGACCCGAACCGGATCTCGGTGTCCTTCAACGGATCCCCGGTCTGCGTCGACGGCGCCGGCGCGCCCGGCGCCCGCGACGTGGACCTGTCCGGCCCGGATGTCGAGGTGCTGGTCGACCTGGGGCTGGGGGAGTCCTCGGCGTTCATCCGGACCACCGACCTGTCGCACGCCTACATCGAAGAGAACTCGGCCTACTCCTCATGA
- a CDS encoding acetylornithine transaminase, which produces MSSNTELQSRWSAVMMDNYGTPPLALVAGDGAVLTDADGKTYLDLLGGIAVNLLGHRHPAVAAAVTAQLGVLGHTSNLYVTEPGVTLAEQLVARLGDDAPEARVFFCNSGAEANEIAFKIARLTGRTGVIAAEGSFHGRTMGALALTGQPAKSAPFEPLPGGVTHVPYGDVDALAAAVTDDTAAVFLEPIMGEGGVRTPPPGYLAAARKVTSERGALLILDEVQTGVGRTGAFYAHQHDGVTPDVITLAKGLGGGLPIGACVALGPAATLLTPGLHGSTFGGNPVCASAGLAVLATLDDERLLDAATARGAQLRDGITALSHPLVDHVRGRGLLLGVVLTAPVAKTVEAAARDAGYLVNAAAPDVIRLAPPLIITPEQVKQFLADLPAILDAAQETE; this is translated from the coding sequence ATGAGCAGCAACACTGAGCTGCAGAGCCGCTGGTCCGCGGTGATGATGGACAACTACGGCACCCCGCCGCTGGCCCTGGTCGCCGGCGACGGCGCGGTGCTCACCGACGCCGACGGCAAGACCTACCTCGACCTGCTCGGCGGCATCGCGGTGAACCTGCTCGGGCACCGGCATCCCGCGGTCGCCGCCGCGGTCACCGCGCAACTGGGCGTCCTCGGGCACACCTCGAACCTGTACGTCACCGAACCCGGCGTGACGCTGGCCGAGCAGCTGGTGGCCCGACTCGGCGACGACGCCCCCGAGGCGCGGGTGTTCTTCTGCAACTCCGGCGCCGAGGCCAATGAGATCGCGTTCAAGATCGCTAGGCTCACCGGCCGCACCGGGGTCATCGCCGCCGAGGGATCGTTTCACGGCCGGACCATGGGCGCGCTGGCCCTGACCGGCCAGCCGGCCAAGAGCGCGCCGTTCGAACCGCTGCCCGGCGGCGTCACCCACGTCCCCTACGGCGACGTCGACGCGCTGGCCGCCGCGGTCACCGACGACACCGCGGCGGTGTTCCTGGAGCCGATCATGGGAGAGGGCGGAGTCCGCACGCCGCCACCCGGCTACCTGGCCGCCGCACGGAAGGTCACCTCCGAACGCGGCGCGCTGCTGATCCTCGACGAGGTGCAGACCGGCGTCGGACGCACCGGCGCGTTCTACGCCCACCAGCATGACGGGGTCACCCCGGACGTCATCACTCTGGCTAAGGGCCTCGGTGGCGGCCTGCCGATCGGCGCGTGTGTCGCGCTCGGACCGGCGGCCACCCTGCTCACCCCGGGCCTGCACGGCAGCACGTTCGGCGGCAACCCGGTCTGCGCGTCCGCCGGCCTCGCGGTGCTGGCGACCCTCGACGACGAGCGCCTGCTGGACGCGGCCACCGCGCGCGGCGCCCAGCTGCGCGACGGGATCACCGCGCTGTCTCACCCGCTGGTCGACCACGTCCGCGGTCGGGGCCTGCTGCTCGGCGTGGTGCTCACCGCGCCGGTCGCCAAGACGGTGGAGGCCGCCGCGCGCGACGCCGGCTACCTGGTCAACGCCGCCGCCCCCGACGTCATCCGGCTGGCCCCGCCACTGATCATCACCCCCGAGCAGGTGAAGCAGTTCCTGGCCGACCTGCCCGCCATCCTCGACGCCGCCCAGGAGACCGAATGA
- the argH gene encoding argininosuccinate lyase — translation MSGGTNEGALWGGRFSDGPSDALAALSKSTHFDWVLAPYDVAASKAHAKVLHDAGLLTDDQRDGLLAGLDSLGEDVADGSFEPSPADEDVHGALERGLIDRVGPELGGRLRAGRSRNDQVATLFRMWLRDAVRRVADGALEVVGALAAQAAAHPEAIMPGKTHLQSAQPVLLAHQLLAHAHPLLRDVDRIADFDKRTAVSPYGSGALAGSSLGLNPDAIADELGFTAAADNSIDATAARDFAAEAAYVFAQIGVDLSRLAEDIIIWSTTEFGYVKLHDAWSTGSSIMPQKKNPDIAELARGKAGRLIGNATGLLATLKAQPLAYNRDLQEDKEPVFDSVAQLEMLLPAMAGLVATLTFDEDRMAALAPAGFTLATDIAEWMVRQGVPFRVAHEAAGAAVRVAEARGVGLEELTDEELAGIDASLTPEVREVLTVEGSVRSRDARGGTAPERVAEQLAVVENTVRELRIRLER, via the coding sequence GTGAGCGGCGGCACCAACGAGGGCGCGCTGTGGGGCGGACGGTTCAGCGACGGGCCGTCCGACGCGCTGGCGGCGCTCAGCAAATCCACCCATTTCGACTGGGTGCTGGCGCCCTATGACGTCGCCGCGTCCAAGGCGCACGCGAAGGTGCTGCACGACGCCGGGCTGCTGACCGACGATCAGCGCGACGGCCTGCTCGCCGGCCTGGACAGTCTCGGTGAGGACGTCGCCGACGGGAGCTTCGAGCCGTCGCCCGCCGACGAGGACGTGCACGGCGCGCTGGAGCGCGGGCTGATCGACCGGGTCGGCCCCGAACTCGGCGGCCGGCTGCGCGCCGGGCGATCTCGAAATGATCAGGTGGCCACGCTGTTTCGGATGTGGCTGCGGGACGCGGTGCGCCGGGTCGCCGACGGCGCGCTGGAGGTCGTCGGCGCGCTGGCCGCTCAAGCCGCCGCGCACCCGGAGGCGATCATGCCGGGCAAGACCCATCTGCAGTCCGCGCAGCCGGTGCTGCTGGCCCATCAGCTGCTGGCGCACGCGCACCCGCTGCTGCGCGACGTGGACCGCATCGCCGACTTCGACAAGCGAACCGCGGTGTCCCCGTACGGGTCCGGCGCGCTGGCCGGCTCCTCGCTGGGCCTGAACCCGGACGCCATCGCCGATGAGCTCGGATTCACCGCTGCGGCGGACAATTCCATCGACGCCACCGCGGCGCGGGATTTCGCCGCCGAGGCGGCCTATGTCTTCGCCCAGATCGGCGTCGACCTGTCCAGGCTGGCCGAAGACATCATCATCTGGAGCACAACGGAATTCGGCTACGTCAAGCTGCACGACGCCTGGTCCACCGGCAGCTCGATCATGCCGCAGAAGAAGAACCCGGACATCGCCGAGCTGGCCCGCGGCAAGGCCGGCCGGTTGATCGGCAACGCCACCGGCCTGCTGGCCACGCTCAAGGCGCAGCCGCTGGCCTACAACCGGGATCTGCAGGAGGACAAGGAGCCGGTCTTCGATTCGGTGGCGCAGTTGGAGATGCTGTTGCCGGCGATGGCGGGACTGGTGGCCACCCTGACCTTCGACGAGGATCGGATGGCCGCACTCGCCCCGGCCGGCTTCACACTGGCCACCGACATCGCCGAATGGATGGTCCGCCAAGGAGTTCCGTTCCGGGTGGCGCACGAGGCCGCCGGGGCGGCGGTGCGGGTGGCCGAGGCTCGCGGCGTCGGGCTCGAGGAACTCACCGACGAGGAGCTGGCGGGCATCGACGCGTCGCTCACGCCGGAAGTCCGCGAGGTGCTGACCGTCGAGGGTTCGGTGCGCTCGCGCGACGCCCGCGGCGGCACCGCTCCCGAGCGGGTCGCCGAGCAACTAGCCGTCGTCGAGAACACGGTCCGCGAACTCCGCATCCGCCTGGAGCGGTAA
- a CDS encoding argininosuccinate synthase, which produces MSERVILAYSGGLDTSVAISWIGKETGREVVAVAIDLGQGGEDMEVVRQRAIDCGAVEAVVVDARDEFAEQYCLPTIQSNGLYMDRYPLVSAISRPLIVKHLVAAAREHAGGIVAHGCTGKGNDQVRFEVGFASLAPDLEVLAPVRDYAWTREKAIAFAEENDIPINVTKRSPFSIDQNVWGRAVETGFLEHLWNAPTKDVYDYTQDPTLNWNTPDEVIISFERGVPVAIDGRKVSVLEAIVELNKRAGEQGVGRLDVVEDRLVGIKSREIYEAPGAMVLITAHSELEHVTLERELGRFKRHTDQKWAELVYDGLWYSPLKRALETFVGHTQEHVTGDIRLVLHGGHIAVNGRRSPESLYDFNLATYDEGDSFDQSSAKGFVHVHGLSSKISAQRDLGQL; this is translated from the coding sequence ATGTCCGAGCGCGTCATCCTCGCGTACTCCGGCGGTCTGGACACCTCGGTGGCCATCAGCTGGATCGGCAAGGAGACCGGCCGCGAGGTAGTCGCCGTCGCGATCGACCTCGGTCAGGGCGGGGAGGACATGGAGGTGGTGCGTCAGCGCGCCATCGACTGCGGCGCCGTGGAAGCCGTCGTCGTCGACGCCCGCGATGAGTTCGCCGAGCAGTACTGCCTGCCGACCATCCAGTCCAACGGCCTCTACATGGATCGCTACCCGCTGGTTTCGGCGATCAGCCGGCCGCTGATCGTCAAGCATCTGGTCGCCGCCGCCCGCGAGCACGCCGGCGGGATCGTCGCGCACGGCTGCACCGGCAAGGGCAACGACCAGGTTCGCTTCGAGGTCGGTTTCGCCTCGCTGGCCCCGGACCTGGAGGTCCTCGCCCCGGTCCGCGACTACGCCTGGACCCGGGAGAAGGCCATCGCCTTCGCCGAGGAGAACGACATCCCGATCAACGTCACCAAGCGTTCGCCGTTCTCCATCGACCAGAACGTGTGGGGCCGCGCGGTGGAGACCGGGTTCCTGGAGCACCTGTGGAACGCCCCCACCAAGGACGTCTACGACTACACCCAGGACCCGACGCTGAACTGGAACACCCCCGACGAGGTGATCATCAGCTTCGAGCGGGGCGTCCCGGTGGCCATCGACGGCCGCAAGGTCAGCGTGCTGGAGGCCATCGTTGAGTTGAACAAGCGCGCCGGCGAGCAGGGCGTGGGCCGGCTCGACGTGGTCGAGGACCGCCTGGTCGGAATCAAGAGCCGGGAGATCTACGAGGCGCCCGGCGCCATGGTGCTGATCACCGCGCACTCGGAGTTGGAGCACGTCACCCTGGAACGCGAACTGGGCCGGTTCAAGCGGCACACCGACCAGAAGTGGGCCGAGCTGGTGTACGACGGCCTGTGGTACTCGCCGCTCAAGCGGGCGCTGGAGACCTTCGTCGGTCACACCCAGGAGCACGTGACCGGCGACATCCGCCTCGTCCTGCACGGCGGGCACATCGCTGTCAACGGCCGGCGCAGCCCCGAATCGCTGTACGACTTCAACCTGGCCACCTACGACGAGGGCGACAGCTTCGACCAGTCGTCGGCGAAGGGCTTCGTGCACGTGCACGGGCTGAGCTCCAAGATCTCCGCGCAGCGGGACCTGGGACAGCTGTGA
- a CDS encoding ABC-F family ATP-binding cassette domain-containing protein — protein MAHLLGAEALHLEYPTHVVFESVSLGVDDGDRIGLVGRNGDGKSSLLGMLTGAISPDSGRVTRRSGLRVGALAQADVLDDDATVAAALVGDRAEHEWAGDARVRDVVAGLVADIGWHARIGTLSGGQRRRVQLAALLIDDWDVLALDEPTNHLDVEGITWLAAHLKNRWARNTGGLLLVTHDRWFLDEIATSTWEVHDGVVEPFEGGYAAYVLQRVERDRMAAASEAKRQNLMRKELAWLRRGAPARTSKPKFRIDAANALIADVPPIRNGVELAKLATARLGKDVVDLLDVSVQYPGPEGPRVVLRDIEWRIAPGERTGILGANGAGKSTLLGLIAGTVSPSSGRVKRGKTVQLGVLDQQAGILAEVEDDMVREVLGRLRADYSVGGKDLTPTQLLERLGFDRAKLSTRVRELSGGQRRRLQLMLTLLAEPNVLILDEPTNDVDTDMLTATEDLLDSWPGTLIVVSHDRYLLERVTDQQYAVLDGHLRHLPGGVEEYLALAAARGPSTGPVTAPAAAAAPAASAGLSGAALRAVEKEIAAIDRALVKLADRIAAKHVELAEHDQSDHVGLGRLTAELRALEDEVADAETRWLELSEQLG, from the coding sequence ATGGCACACCTACTCGGCGCCGAGGCCCTGCACCTGGAATACCCGACCCACGTGGTCTTCGAATCGGTGTCCCTCGGCGTCGACGACGGGGACCGGATCGGCCTGGTGGGGCGCAACGGCGACGGCAAATCGTCGCTGCTGGGGATGCTCACCGGCGCGATCTCCCCGGACAGCGGCCGGGTCACCCGACGCTCCGGGCTGCGGGTCGGCGCGCTGGCCCAGGCCGATGTGCTCGACGATGACGCGACCGTCGCCGCGGCGCTGGTCGGCGATCGCGCCGAACACGAGTGGGCCGGCGACGCCCGGGTGCGCGACGTGGTCGCCGGGCTGGTCGCCGACATCGGCTGGCACGCCCGGATCGGCACGCTCTCCGGTGGGCAGCGCCGCCGGGTGCAGCTGGCCGCGCTGCTCATCGACGACTGGGACGTGCTGGCGCTGGATGAGCCGACCAACCACCTCGACGTCGAGGGCATCACCTGGCTGGCCGCGCACCTGAAGAACCGCTGGGCGCGCAACACCGGCGGGTTGCTGCTGGTCACCCACGACCGCTGGTTCCTCGACGAGATCGCCACCAGCACCTGGGAGGTGCACGACGGCGTCGTCGAACCGTTCGAGGGCGGCTACGCCGCCTACGTGCTGCAGCGGGTGGAGCGCGACCGGATGGCCGCCGCCAGCGAGGCCAAGCGGCAGAACCTGATGCGCAAGGAACTGGCTTGGCTGCGCCGCGGTGCGCCGGCGCGCACCTCCAAACCGAAGTTCCGGATCGACGCGGCCAACGCGCTGATCGCCGACGTGCCGCCGATCCGCAACGGCGTCGAGCTGGCCAAGCTGGCCACCGCCCGGCTCGGCAAGGACGTCGTCGACCTGCTGGACGTGTCGGTCCAGTATCCCGGGCCTGAAGGCCCCCGCGTTGTGCTGCGCGATATCGAATGGCGCATCGCCCCCGGCGAGCGGACCGGCATCCTGGGCGCCAACGGGGCCGGGAAGTCCACCCTGCTGGGGCTGATCGCCGGCACGGTCAGCCCGTCGTCGGGCCGGGTGAAACGCGGCAAGACCGTGCAGCTCGGCGTCCTGGACCAGCAGGCCGGGATTCTGGCCGAGGTCGAGGACGACATGGTCCGCGAGGTCCTCGGCCGGCTGCGCGCGGACTATTCCGTCGGTGGCAAGGACCTCACCCCCACGCAACTGCTGGAACGCCTCGGCTTCGATCGGGCGAAGCTGTCCACCCGGGTGCGCGAGCTCTCCGGCGGGCAGCGCCGCCGGCTGCAGCTCATGCTGACGCTGCTCGCCGAGCCGAACGTGCTGATCCTCGACGAGCCGACCAACGATGTCGACACCGACATGCTGACCGCCACCGAGGACCTGCTGGACTCCTGGCCGGGCACCCTGATCGTCGTCTCGCACGACCGCTACCTGCTGGAACGGGTCACCGACCAGCAGTACGCGGTGCTCGACGGGCATCTGCGGCACCTGCCCGGCGGGGTCGAGGAGTACCTGGCGCTGGCTGCGGCGCGCGGACCGTCGACCGGCCCGGTCACCGCGCCGGCAGCCGCCGCCGCTCCCGCCGCCTCGGCGGGGCTGTCGGGGGCGGCGTTGCGGGCGGTGGAGAAGGAGATCGCGGCCATCGACCGCGCCCTGGTCAAGCTGGCCGACCGGATCGCCGCCAAGCACGTCGAGTTGGCCGAGCACGACCAGTCCGATCACGTCGGGCTGGGCCGGCTGACCGCCGAGCTGCGCGCGCTCGAGGATGAGGTCGCCGACGCCGAGACCCGCTGGCTGGAGCTGTCCGAGCAGCTCGGCTAG
- a CDS encoding type II toxin-antitoxin system VapB family antitoxin has translation MPRCERPITVGARRYGGTTRIETRSGIAVNIAAVRPTVATLGLPLTSVDLDPGLIERARELTGEKSNRAVLDLALRRLIASKQKTAMVDGIAGLTGLESGLGAPVVAPDEPVDA, from the coding sequence ATGCCGCGCTGTGAGAGGCCGATCACAGTCGGCGCGCGTCGATACGGCGGCACCACCCGCATCGAAACGCGCTCGGGCATTGCCGTAAACATTGCCGCGGTGCGTCCCACCGTGGCGACCCTAGGGTTGCCGCTCACGAGTGTCGACCTGGATCCCGGTTTGATCGAACGGGCCAGGGAGCTCACTGGCGAGAAGTCCAACCGAGCGGTGCTCGACCTTGCCCTCCGCCGGCTCATCGCGTCGAAGCAAAAGACGGCGATGGTCGACGGTATCGCGGGTTTGACAGGGCTCGAAAGCGGACTCGGAGCGCCGGTGGTCGCGCCGGATGAGCCAGTCGACGCGTGA